A genomic window from Labeo rohita strain BAU-BD-2019 chromosome 6, IGBB_LRoh.1.0, whole genome shotgun sequence includes:
- the tgm5l gene encoding transglutaminase 5, like, with product MDGFKLQSINLQQVQNQIRHKTDGLSSSTLVLRRGQAFTVLLSYEGRPFDPMTEKLIFRIILGPLSVEVPVSMSGQPSPTQWSAILERGVSDPTGPRALSVSLSSPASASVGVYTLQLRVENRWTLRTYLFGQFTLLCNPWSQADSVFLPSEDLRNEYVRNDFGLLFKGSPGNIAARPWSFDQYEKGILDICMKLLQLSPQYQADMGRDLQNRSNPVYIGRVISAMVNSNDDRGVLAGNWSGEYSDGVNPSKWSGSADILRMWAETQFKPVKYGQCWVFAAVMCTVMRALGIPTRVITNFNSAHDTNNNMVIEEYYSEMGEKLSFGKDSIWNFHVWVESWMKRPDLGQGYDGWQVLDPTPQERSGGTFRCGPAAVKAVYQQKVDVQYDVPFVYAEVNADVHIMIVKDGKVLSTSVDKKRVGALICTKYPGAMRMQDVTSEYKNERGESMMRAMSSTARSGEGATGRMAPKGVAVSLQLLKAPVVGENISFNVIITNTVAVPKLLRKHVNAQNKEYNRNPTRTLWEAHDDLKIGPNETVTIKHEIPFNNYMMEEAEEDYLVNLTVVIEDVKSQERVLATEEFNIRSPTLNVQIQNENVSVNTQQVATVNFTNPFSVPVSGELTVACSGLQERFQTRLTVQPRETMKIPVSFTPRLAGAKMIYASLVLRNPPIILHGFKTINVQAS from the exons ATGGACG GGTTCAAGCTTCAAAGCATCAACCTGCAACAGGTGCAAAATCAGATTCGCCACAAGACCGATGGTCTAAGTTCCAGCACTCTGGTTCTGCGGAGAGGACAGGCTTTTACAGTACTACTCAGCTATGAAGGGCGGCCATTTGATCCAATGACGGAAAAACTTATCTTCCGAATTATTCTAG GTCCGCTGTCTGTGGAGGTCCCAGTCTCCATGTCCGGACAGCCCTCTCCGACTCAATGGAGCGCCATTCTGGAGAGGGGCGTCTCGGACCCTACTGGCCCACGTGCTCTATCTGTATCACTGTCCAGCCCTGCATCTGCTTCTGTTGGCGTCTACACGCTCCAGCTGAGAGTCGAGAACCGCTGGACATTGAGAACATATCTGTTCGGCCAGTTCACGCTCCTCTGCAACCCCTGGTCCCAAG CTGATTCTGTATTCCTGCCGTCGGAGGATCTGAGGAATGAATATGTGAGGAATGATTTTGGCCTGCTGTTCAAAGGAAGCCCTGGTAACATCGCCGCCAGACCCTGGTCGTTCGATCAG tATGAAAAAGGAATACTGGACATCTGTATGAAACTGCTGCAGTTGAGTCCTCAATATCAAGCGGACATGGGTAGAGATCTGCAGAACCGAAGCAATCCGGTGTACATTGGCCGTGTGATCTCAGCGATG GTGAACTCTAATGATGATAGAGGGGTGTTAGCTGGAAACTGGTCAGGTGAATACAGCGATGGCGTCAACCCTTCAAAGTGGTCCGGCAGTGCAGATATTCTCAGGATGTGGGCAGAAACGCAATTCAAGCCTGTGAAATACGGACAGTGCTGGGTGTTTGCTGCTGTCATGTGTACAG TAATGAGAGCCCTTGGCATTCCCACTCGAGTCATCACCAACTTCAACTCCGCTCATGACACGAACAATAATATGGTGATTGAGGAATATTACAGTGAGATGGGGGAAAAACTGTCCTTCGGCAAGGATAGCATCTG GAACTTCCATGTGTGGGTGGAGAGTTGGATGAAGAGGCCTGATCTGGGTCAAGGTTATGACGGATGGCAGGTTCTTGACCCCACACCACAAGAGAGGAGCGGAG GAACATTCCGCTGTGGTCCTGCTGCTGTTAAAGCTGTTTATCAGCAGAAGGTGGATGTGCAATACGACGTGCCGTTCGTTTACGCAGAAGTGAATGCGGATGTCCATATAATGATCGTCAAAGATGGGAAGGTATTATCAACCAGTGTTGATAAAAAAAGAGTTGGAGCCCTGATCTGCACCAAATACCCAGGAGCCATGCGTATGCAGGATGTCACGTCTGAATACAAAAATGAGAGGG GTGAAAGCATGATGCGTGCAATGAGCAGTACTG CTCGCAGTGGTGAAGGTGCTACAGGAAGAATGG CACCTAAGGGCGTTGCAGTTTCTCTCCAGCTTCTAAAAGCGCCTGTAGTCGGagaaaacatttctttcaaCGTCATAATCACTAACACAGTCGCTGTTCCGAAACTGCTAAGAAAACACGTCAACGCTCAGAACAAGGAGTACAACCGCAATCCCACTAGGACCTTGTGGGAGGCTCATGATGACTTGAAAATCGGCCCGAATGAAA CTGTgacaataaaacatgaaatcCCTTTCAACAACTACATGATGGAGGAGGCTGAGGAGGATTATCTGGTTAATCTGACTGTGGTTATTGAGGATGTGAAATCTCAGGAGAGAGTGCTGGCAACAGAAGAGTTCAACATCCGCAGCCCTACCCTCAATGTACAG ATTCAGAATGAGAATGTGAGCGTCAACACACAGCAAGTGGCCACAGTGAACTTCACCAACCCGTTCAGTGTTCCAGTGAGCGGCGAACTGACTGTAGCCTGTTCAGGACTTCAGGAGAGGTTTCAAACAAG GCTTACAGTCCAGCCTCGAGAAACCATGAAGATCCCTGTCAGTTTCACTCCCAGGTTGGCAGGTGCCAAGATGATTTATGCTAGTTTAGTGTTGAGGAATCCACCCATTATCCTCCATGGATTTAAGACCATTAATGTTCAAGCATCTTAG